In Microbacterium binotii, one DNA window encodes the following:
- a CDS encoding tripartite tricarboxylate transporter permease, giving the protein MDALQLLAQGFANAFTPENLLWVLVGCLLGTAVGVLPGLGSSMAVALLLPITFSLDPTAAFIMFAGVYFGGLFGDSTMGILMNTPGQASAIASTFEGHKMALNGRAAQALATAAIGAFIGGFIASIVVVFLAPALADFSSRFGPAEFFALAVFAFAATSSVVTDNVIKGLTSLFIGLGIAVIGIDGVSGAPRFTMESPQLFDGISLVTVTVAILALGEVIFVACLARHDTAKKIIRPTGRPWLSRKELKEATPAWLRGTAIGLPFGVVPAGGSEIPTFLAYGLEKRLDARRKKPQFGRGAIRGLAAPEAAGNATTGMAMGALLALGLPISATAAIMLAAFRQYGLQPGPLLFDRAPELVWALLASFFIAMVVLLILNLPFAMLWAKLLLIPRPYLYAGITVFCALGIYATSGSTFDLLMLLGIGILGFLMRAMDFPLAPLIIGMVLGPLAETSLRDAAMSANGDFSVLVHSPITITLYVLLAAVLVFSVRGRIVARRRARRAVTETEKESVTR; this is encoded by the coding sequence ATGGATGCTCTGCAACTACTGGCACAAGGTTTCGCCAATGCCTTCACCCCGGAGAACCTGCTCTGGGTTCTCGTCGGCTGCCTTCTCGGCACGGCCGTGGGCGTTCTGCCCGGCCTCGGCTCTTCGATGGCCGTCGCCCTGCTGCTGCCGATCACGTTCTCGCTCGATCCCACCGCAGCGTTCATCATGTTCGCCGGCGTCTACTTCGGCGGCCTGTTCGGCGATTCGACCATGGGCATCCTCATGAACACTCCGGGGCAGGCATCCGCCATCGCCTCCACGTTCGAGGGCCACAAGATGGCGCTGAACGGCCGAGCCGCCCAGGCTCTGGCCACCGCCGCCATCGGCGCCTTCATCGGCGGTTTCATCGCATCGATCGTCGTGGTGTTCCTCGCCCCGGCACTCGCGGACTTCTCGAGCCGGTTCGGGCCGGCGGAGTTCTTCGCCCTGGCCGTCTTCGCGTTCGCGGCGACATCGTCCGTCGTCACGGACAACGTGATCAAGGGGCTGACGTCGCTGTTCATCGGTCTGGGTATCGCGGTGATCGGTATCGACGGGGTGTCGGGAGCGCCGCGCTTCACGATGGAGTCGCCGCAGCTGTTCGACGGCATCTCGCTGGTCACCGTGACCGTCGCCATCCTCGCGCTCGGCGAGGTCATCTTCGTCGCGTGCCTCGCGCGTCACGACACCGCGAAGAAGATCATCAGGCCCACCGGTCGGCCGTGGCTGAGCCGGAAGGAGCTGAAGGAGGCGACGCCGGCGTGGCTGCGCGGCACCGCGATCGGCCTGCCGTTCGGCGTCGTGCCCGCGGGCGGATCCGAGATCCCGACGTTCCTCGCCTACGGGTTGGAGAAGCGGCTCGACGCCCGGCGCAAGAAGCCGCAGTTCGGACGCGGAGCCATCCGCGGTCTCGCGGCTCCCGAGGCTGCCGGAAACGCCACGACGGGCATGGCGATGGGCGCCCTGCTCGCACTGGGCCTGCCGATCTCCGCGACCGCCGCGATCATGCTCGCGGCGTTCCGCCAGTACGGTCTGCAGCCCGGCCCGCTGCTGTTCGACCGCGCCCCCGAGCTCGTCTGGGCACTTCTGGCGAGCTTCTTCATCGCGATGGTCGTGCTGCTGATCCTCAACCTGCCCTTCGCGATGCTGTGGGCGAAGCTGCTGCTGATCCCCCGCCCCTATCTGTACGCCGGCATCACGGTGTTCTGCGCGCTGGGCATCTACGCCACCTCCGGGTCGACGTTCGATCTGCTGATGCTGCTCGGCATCGGCATCCTGGGCTTCCTGATGCGGGCGATGGACTTCCCCCTCGCCCCGCTCATCATCGGGATGGTGCTGGGCCCGCTGGCCGAGACGAGCCTGCGCGATGCGGCGATGAGCGCGAACGGCGACTTCTCGGTGCTGGTGCACAGCCCGATCACCATCACGCTCTACGTGCTGCTGGCCGCCGTCCTGGTGTTCTCGGTGCGCGGACGCATCGTTGCACGCCGGCGGGCGCGCCGCGCGGTCACCGAGACGGAGAAGGAGTCGGTCACCCGCTGA
- a CDS encoding putative Ig domain-containing protein has product MRRRLLPLALIAAGAVTLLALPAQAAEPLQTVTGVAGTGGSVQRLALSPDGSTGYVVDGSARLAIFDTSTSTVVAHSIDFAVEGFGLPTDVAISSDGAEVDVSTTAGWVVRLDASGALISQIALPTTALGALSIAAAGETVVAAPSAADPTRILRFNIDVSSVSGVDFAPDAPGIPRPSALSDIATGPGNGSDNDILVAGTAAGTGVVYLFNDPFALAGQSATILLPGTTTAGQIAVNPTGTLVAVTAPSAHQVFLIDIDAASAAYGTIVRTATVPHDASAAVFSPDGANLLVVGGDNLSTLDVATGGVTETTAIDATDAAAVLVSPSGNRVWVGNRASGAVGLLSRAALTAATGDTGTVGLPFTMTVTASAFDIAPTFAVSPALPAGLSLDAMTGTISGTPLALQPTQTYTITASASDGTVVTTTITLTVDAAPQPSSAATPVPTDPGSPTRLAASGAADESGAVLVALGALLGGAALAIGAGIRRRGTRG; this is encoded by the coding sequence ATGCGCCGCCGTCTTCTCCCTCTCGCTCTGATCGCCGCGGGCGCTGTGACGCTCCTCGCCCTGCCCGCACAGGCCGCCGAACCGCTGCAGACGGTCACCGGCGTGGCCGGCACGGGCGGCAGCGTGCAGCGCCTCGCACTCTCGCCGGACGGTTCGACGGGCTATGTCGTCGACGGGTCCGCTCGCCTCGCGATCTTCGACACCTCCACGAGCACGGTCGTGGCGCATTCGATCGACTTCGCGGTCGAGGGCTTCGGACTCCCGACGGATGTGGCCATCAGCTCCGACGGCGCCGAGGTGGACGTCTCCACGACGGCAGGATGGGTGGTGCGGTTGGACGCATCGGGTGCGCTGATCTCTCAGATCGCCCTGCCCACGACGGCGCTCGGCGCCCTCTCGATCGCGGCCGCGGGAGAGACTGTCGTGGCCGCCCCCTCAGCGGCCGATCCGACCCGGATCCTCCGGTTCAACATCGACGTGAGCAGCGTGAGCGGGGTCGACTTCGCCCCGGACGCGCCGGGCATCCCGCGGCCTTCCGCACTCTCGGACATCGCCACGGGTCCCGGCAACGGTTCGGACAACGACATCCTCGTCGCGGGGACCGCGGCCGGCACCGGCGTCGTGTACCTCTTCAACGATCCCTTCGCGCTGGCAGGTCAGTCCGCCACGATCCTCCTGCCCGGGACGACGACCGCCGGCCAGATCGCCGTGAACCCCACCGGCACGCTCGTGGCGGTCACGGCGCCGAGCGCGCACCAGGTGTTCCTCATCGACATCGACGCCGCATCCGCCGCCTACGGCACGATCGTGCGCACGGCCACTGTGCCGCACGACGCATCGGCCGCCGTCTTCTCGCCCGACGGAGCGAACCTGCTCGTGGTGGGCGGCGACAACCTGTCGACGCTCGATGTCGCGACGGGCGGCGTGACCGAGACGACGGCGATCGACGCGACGGATGCGGCGGCCGTCCTGGTCTCCCCCAGCGGAAATCGGGTCTGGGTCGGCAACCGCGCCTCCGGCGCGGTCGGTCTGCTCTCCCGCGCCGCGCTCACCGCAGCGACCGGCGACACGGGGACCGTCGGCTTGCCGTTCACGATGACGGTGACCGCATCCGCCTTCGACATCGCGCCCACGTTCGCCGTGTCACCGGCGCTTCCTGCCGGTCTCTCGCTCGACGCCATGACCGGCACGATCTCGGGGACCCCGCTCGCCCTGCAACCGACGCAGACGTACACGATCACAGCGTCGGCGTCGGACGGCACGGTCGTCACGACGACGATCACCCTGACGGTCGACGCGGCGCCTCAGCCGTCCTCCGCAGCGACGCCGGTCCCCACGGATCCCGGCTCGCCGACGCGACTGGCCGCGAGCGGTGCTGCGGATGAATCAGGCGCGGTGCTCGTCGCCCTCGGCGCCCTCCTCGGAGGAGCCGCGCTGGCGATCGGTGCCGGGATCCGACGCCGGGGCACCCGCGGGTGA
- a CDS encoding helix-turn-helix domain-containing protein, with protein sequence MGEDVGGSAEAWRFATGMLLRVFAGDAGVELAAASARSDAATTPADRVLSRVAATIAAVIACRFPDAAAQARRARDESDGCAPAVVRLASAAMLTADAMAGTDHGHRVGVDAAVVAAALADAGEGALLTRYLLAEAALSSGGFDAADALVRGADLAPGQVTTDDTERADPAAVALQLLAARSGAFHGRRDEVRAIAEGLFRSAAIVPPRALVVLQAIGSYGTAVAGDRERFFTLADAVIARTRRDENYLSVGSSLYVAWGFRAVGQLQRAAALLVSAAGADLSRCKVWDRAFATEVLVEAALSRGDTYRAGVLLRRSGALARHRVATSSLTRARGALALSQGQAADAEALAAASVRIDEAAGAATEVLRGELVRADALAAAEPAAALELLLRLARQADAVGYERHRLLAARRWRELAARVGGARGDLAVMTEKQREVAVLLAEGNTNAAIAQVLYLSPRTVQSHVEDILRITGAPTRGRAAALLGPRRGLDLARLSPRQRQIAALAAAGSRNAEIAASVGLSVKTVEHHLAEALHRLGLPSRAGLATVAFESAASPAGAPASDPGTDRQRGSSEEGAEGDEHRA encoded by the coding sequence GTGGGCGAAGACGTCGGCGGCAGCGCCGAGGCATGGCGGTTCGCCACGGGCATGCTGCTCCGCGTCTTCGCCGGTGACGCGGGCGTCGAGCTCGCCGCTGCGTCCGCGCGGTCGGATGCGGCGACGACCCCCGCCGACCGTGTGCTCTCCCGCGTCGCCGCCACGATCGCCGCGGTGATCGCCTGCCGGTTTCCGGATGCGGCCGCGCAGGCCCGTCGCGCACGGGACGAGAGCGACGGGTGCGCGCCGGCCGTCGTGCGCCTCGCGTCGGCGGCGATGTTGACAGCGGATGCCATGGCGGGCACCGATCACGGTCACCGTGTCGGTGTGGATGCGGCCGTCGTCGCCGCTGCCCTCGCCGACGCGGGCGAGGGCGCGCTGCTGACGCGATACCTGCTGGCCGAAGCCGCGCTGAGCTCCGGCGGCTTCGACGCCGCCGACGCGCTGGTCCGCGGTGCGGACCTCGCCCCCGGACAGGTGACGACGGACGACACCGAGCGCGCCGATCCGGCCGCGGTGGCCCTGCAGCTGCTCGCCGCGCGCAGCGGCGCATTCCACGGGCGCCGCGACGAGGTGAGAGCGATCGCCGAAGGACTGTTCCGCAGCGCCGCGATCGTGCCGCCGCGGGCGCTGGTGGTGCTGCAAGCCATCGGCAGCTACGGGACCGCGGTCGCCGGCGATCGGGAGCGGTTCTTCACCCTCGCGGATGCGGTGATCGCGCGCACCCGCCGGGACGAGAACTACCTCTCCGTCGGATCGTCGCTCTACGTCGCCTGGGGTTTCCGTGCCGTCGGACAGCTGCAGCGTGCCGCGGCGTTGCTCGTGTCGGCAGCGGGCGCCGACCTGTCGCGCTGCAAGGTGTGGGACCGTGCCTTCGCCACGGAGGTGCTCGTCGAAGCGGCGCTGTCGCGCGGCGACACCTACCGTGCGGGGGTTCTCCTGCGTCGCAGCGGCGCCCTGGCTCGTCATCGCGTGGCGACGTCGTCGCTCACGCGCGCCCGTGGAGCACTCGCCCTGTCGCAGGGGCAGGCGGCGGATGCGGAGGCGCTGGCCGCCGCATCCGTGCGCATCGACGAGGCGGCCGGAGCGGCGACCGAGGTGCTGCGCGGCGAGCTCGTGCGTGCGGACGCGCTCGCCGCCGCCGAACCCGCGGCGGCGTTGGAGCTGTTGCTGCGCCTCGCGCGCCAGGCGGATGCGGTGGGCTACGAACGCCACCGCCTGCTCGCCGCTCGTCGGTGGCGGGAGCTGGCCGCGCGGGTCGGCGGCGCGCGGGGCGACCTGGCGGTCATGACCGAGAAGCAGCGCGAGGTGGCGGTGCTTCTCGCGGAGGGCAACACGAACGCGGCGATCGCGCAGGTGCTCTACCTCTCTCCGCGGACCGTCCAGAGCCACGTCGAGGACATCCTGCGGATCACAGGAGCGCCGACGCGTGGCCGCGCGGCCGCCCTCCTCGGCCCGCGGCGAGGGCTCGATCTGGCGCGGCTGAGCCCGCGTCAGCGCCAGATCGCCGCGCTCGCCGCGGCGGGGAGCCGCAACGCCGAGATCGCCGCATCCGTCGGTCTCAGCGTGAAAACCGTCGAGCACCATCTCGCCGAGGCTCTGCACCGACTCGGTCTCCCGTCGCGAGCGGGGCTCGCCACCGTCGCCTTCGAGTCAGCGGCCTCACCCGCGGGTGCCCCGGCGTCGGATCCCGGCACCGATCGCCAGCGCGGCTCCTCCGAGGAGGGCGCCGAGGGCGACGAGCACCGCGCCTGA
- a CDS encoding phosphatase PAP2 family protein: protein MGEVSNRLGVVTGLRWWILLAIAVAVMSAVYVLAVLTPTGQALENAAIAGTHQVSAATGEQALQSLDAITLTTLAAATVVIIAIGVLRRQYELAALAAAVIVGGQVVTQGLKRYILPRPELIGADATIVENSFPSGHTTIAMTLLIAVFLVVPFRWRGVAMTVVMTWAIAIGAYTITARWHRFSDTLGADMVALGLGAVVSLILLRTGRIVPAASRPRARVLFVILMSLVAAVMLVLGVFIAVAASRYPLDDPIIQWDLYLAANSLAIAGSAWTGLVFWLSWRRLEIRPQPRKSESREV, encoded by the coding sequence ATGGGGGAGGTCTCGAATCGACTCGGTGTCGTGACCGGGCTGCGCTGGTGGATCCTGCTGGCGATCGCAGTGGCCGTGATGTCGGCGGTTTACGTGCTCGCCGTCCTCACGCCGACCGGGCAGGCACTCGAGAACGCGGCGATCGCCGGCACGCACCAGGTGTCGGCCGCTACCGGCGAACAAGCGCTGCAGTCATTGGACGCGATCACCTTGACGACGCTCGCAGCGGCGACCGTCGTGATCATCGCGATCGGCGTCCTGCGACGCCAGTACGAGCTGGCCGCTCTCGCGGCGGCAGTGATCGTCGGCGGGCAAGTGGTCACGCAGGGCCTCAAGCGCTACATCCTGCCGAGGCCGGAGCTGATCGGCGCGGATGCGACGATCGTGGAGAACTCGTTCCCCAGCGGTCACACCACGATCGCCATGACGTTGCTGATCGCCGTCTTCCTGGTCGTTCCGTTTCGCTGGCGTGGTGTCGCCATGACGGTGGTGATGACCTGGGCGATCGCGATCGGCGCATACACGATCACCGCCCGATGGCATCGCTTCTCCGACACGCTCGGAGCGGACATGGTGGCGCTGGGACTCGGCGCCGTCGTCTCCCTCATCCTGCTCCGGACCGGTCGGATCGTTCCAGCGGCCTCGCGGCCCAGAGCGCGTGTGCTGTTCGTCATCCTGATGTCTCTCGTCGCGGCTGTCATGCTCGTTCTGGGCGTGTTCATCGCCGTCGCGGCGAGCCGCTACCCGCTCGACGATCCGATCATCCAGTGGGATCTGTACCTCGCGGCGAACTCGCTCGCTATCGCCGGGTCGGCGTGGACCGGACTCGTGTTCTGGCTGTCGTGGCGACGTCTCGAGATCCGGCCGCAGCCTCGGAAGAGCGAGTCTCGCGAGGTCTGA
- a CDS encoding DUF808 domain-containing protein — MSVGLLAVVDDILTAAIKASAKTAGVVIDDAAVTPQYVQGITPARELPVVWKIALGSLINKFVIIIPIALLLTAFAPWVLPFLLILGGGFLCFEGAEKVLEWFGAHHEDADDDAPRDEKKLVFGAVRTDLILSTEIMLIALSSLDPDFGIWMTLGALLVIGLAMTALVYGAVALLVKIDDIGLRLMKSDARRIRRFGVRVVASMPAVFRVISVVGTVAMLWVGGHLVVGNLAETLWDGPEHLVHAVTHLVEAAGPVVVWIIETALSAVFGLALGLVIVAVVTGISRLTKRGARADAAH; from the coding sequence ATGTCGGTCGGCCTGCTCGCCGTCGTCGATGACATCCTGACCGCCGCCATCAAGGCGAGCGCGAAGACCGCGGGTGTCGTGATCGATGACGCCGCCGTCACCCCGCAGTACGTGCAGGGCATCACGCCGGCGCGAGAGCTGCCGGTGGTGTGGAAGATCGCGCTCGGCAGCCTCATCAACAAGTTCGTGATCATCATCCCGATCGCGCTGCTGCTGACCGCATTCGCCCCGTGGGTGCTGCCGTTCCTGTTGATCCTGGGCGGCGGGTTCCTCTGCTTCGAGGGTGCGGAGAAGGTCCTCGAGTGGTTCGGTGCGCACCACGAGGATGCGGATGACGACGCCCCCCGCGACGAGAAGAAGCTCGTGTTCGGCGCCGTGCGCACCGACCTCATCCTCAGCACCGAGATCATGCTGATCGCGCTCTCGAGCCTCGACCCCGACTTCGGCATCTGGATGACCCTCGGCGCGCTTCTGGTCATCGGCCTCGCCATGACCGCTCTGGTCTACGGCGCGGTCGCGCTGCTGGTGAAGATCGACGACATCGGTCTGCGACTCATGAAGAGCGACGCGCGCCGCATCCGCCGGTTCGGCGTCCGCGTCGTCGCATCGATGCCCGCTGTGTTCCGGGTCATCAGCGTCGTCGGTACCGTCGCCATGCTCTGGGTCGGTGGTCATCTGGTCGTGGGCAACCTGGCCGAGACGCTCTGGGACGGACCCGAGCACCTCGTCCACGCCGTCACGCACCTCGTGGAGGCGGCAGGCCCCGTGGTGGTGTGGATCATCGAGACGGCCCTCTCCGCCGTCTTCGGCCTCGCGCTCGGGCTTGTGATCGTGGCCGTGGTCACCGGCATCTCGCGTCTGACGAAACGCGGTGCGCGCGCGGATGCGGCCCACTGA
- a CDS encoding LacI family DNA-binding transcriptional regulator, with the protein MQNEPSLPSGAGAAPARGKRKGETRKATIGDVAAMARVSKSAVSFVFNGRGGVGEEARARILDAAAALNWKPDARARALSRSRAQALGYIVRREPELFSTDPFFPQFIAGVESTLSGEGYALVLQVVDSEETERAAYASFANEARVDGVFLGDLRIGDQRPVELAELGLPYVLVGPDAPSGAGPDPIGLDDAAGVRRAVRHLHALGHRRIAHVGGSDRYVHSAVRRRAWEDEMTELGLEPGPTVVADFTGAAGAKATHELLDLAAPPTAIIYANDLMAIAGMSAAIDRGLRVPADLSVVGFDDIPLAPYVVPPLTTVRQDVIQWGRASARVLISLVEGREPAPIDLPPVEFIMRGSTGPVRAGA; encoded by the coding sequence GTGCAGAACGAGCCTTCCCTTCCCAGCGGTGCGGGCGCCGCCCCCGCTCGGGGTAAGCGCAAGGGCGAGACCCGCAAGGCCACGATCGGAGACGTCGCGGCGATGGCCCGCGTCTCGAAGAGTGCCGTCTCGTTCGTCTTCAACGGTCGCGGCGGGGTGGGCGAGGAGGCGCGGGCTCGGATCCTGGATGCGGCCGCAGCCCTGAACTGGAAGCCGGACGCCCGCGCCCGGGCGCTCTCGCGCAGCCGGGCACAGGCGCTGGGCTACATCGTGCGGCGTGAGCCGGAGCTCTTCAGCACCGACCCCTTCTTCCCGCAGTTCATCGCGGGCGTCGAGAGCACGCTGTCGGGCGAGGGCTACGCTCTCGTCCTGCAGGTCGTCGACAGCGAGGAGACCGAGCGCGCGGCGTACGCGAGCTTCGCCAACGAGGCGCGAGTGGACGGGGTCTTCCTCGGCGATCTCCGGATCGGGGACCAGCGGCCCGTGGAACTGGCCGAGCTCGGTCTGCCCTACGTTCTGGTCGGGCCCGACGCCCCCTCCGGCGCGGGGCCGGATCCCATCGGCCTCGACGATGCCGCCGGAGTCCGTCGCGCTGTGCGTCATCTCCATGCGCTCGGACACCGGCGCATCGCCCACGTCGGCGGCTCCGATCGGTACGTCCACTCCGCGGTGCGCCGCCGGGCGTGGGAAGACGAGATGACCGAACTCGGTCTCGAGCCGGGCCCGACGGTCGTCGCCGATTTCACCGGAGCAGCCGGAGCCAAAGCCACACATGAGCTGCTCGATCTGGCGGCTCCGCCCACTGCGATCATCTACGCGAACGACCTGATGGCGATCGCCGGGATGTCGGCCGCGATCGATCGCGGCCTCCGTGTGCCCGCGGACCTTTCCGTCGTGGGCTTCGACGACATCCCGCTCGCGCCCTACGTGGTGCCCCCGTTGACCACCGTCCGTCAGGACGTCATCCAGTGGGGTCGGGCGAGCGCCCGGGTGCTCATCTCCCTCGTGGAGGGCCGGGAGCCCGCCCCGATCGATCTGCCCCCCGTCGAATTCATCATGCGTGGCAGCACGGGCCCGGTGCGCGCCGGCGCGTGA
- a CDS encoding sugar ABC transporter permease, with protein sequence MTALISRRDASPRRRRRLQRWLGENPLGMLLSAPYVAFVVVVFLVPFGFGVWMSFHDFFFTAPGVQVPQPFVGFDNFAQVLADPQVHQAFLNLLVFLVINVPLTVVLGLLLSSGLNAVVHWKGFFRVAYYIPYVTASVATIAVWIFLFNGNGVVNTLLGELAPDPTWLANPAIIMPLIAVYVTWKNLGFYILLYLAALQNVPQEQYEAAQLDGAGRWQRFRSVTLPGVAPVTSLVILLSIITTGQIFTEPYLLTGGGPNGASLTPALLMYQKGIQQGQPDIAAAIGMILVLLVMIVSLVSRRLTERKN encoded by the coding sequence GTGACTGCGCTCATCAGCCGACGCGACGCGTCACCGCGCCGACGCCGCCGACTCCAGCGGTGGCTGGGCGAGAATCCCCTCGGGATGCTGCTGAGCGCGCCGTACGTGGCGTTCGTCGTCGTGGTCTTCCTCGTGCCCTTCGGATTCGGCGTCTGGATGTCGTTCCACGACTTCTTCTTCACGGCCCCCGGCGTGCAGGTCCCCCAGCCGTTCGTCGGGTTCGACAACTTCGCCCAGGTGCTGGCCGACCCGCAGGTGCACCAAGCGTTCCTGAACCTGCTCGTCTTCCTCGTGATCAACGTGCCGCTCACCGTCGTGCTGGGCCTGCTCCTGTCGAGCGGCCTGAACGCCGTCGTGCATTGGAAGGGCTTCTTCCGCGTCGCGTACTACATCCCCTATGTGACGGCATCGGTGGCGACCATCGCCGTGTGGATCTTCCTCTTCAACGGCAACGGCGTGGTGAACACGCTGCTGGGTGAGCTCGCCCCCGACCCGACCTGGCTCGCAAACCCCGCGATCATCATGCCGCTGATCGCGGTCTACGTGACCTGGAAGAACCTCGGCTTCTACATCCTGCTGTACCTCGCAGCTCTCCAGAATGTCCCCCAGGAGCAGTACGAGGCGGCTCAGCTCGACGGCGCCGGTCGATGGCAGCGCTTCCGCTCGGTGACCCTGCCCGGGGTGGCGCCGGTGACCTCGCTCGTCATCCTGTTGTCGATCATCACGACAGGGCAGATCTTCACCGAGCCCTACCTGCTCACCGGCGGCGGACCCAACGGCGCCTCCCTCACCCCCGCGCTGTTGATGTACCAGAAGGGCATCCAGCAGGGGCAGCCGGACATCGCGGCCGCGATCGGCATGATCCTCGTGCTGCTCGTGATGATCGTGTCGCTCGTGTCTCGTCGCCTCACCGAGAGGAAGAACTGA
- a CDS encoding carbohydrate ABC transporter permease: protein MASIAPRTRRAEEQPRSVGGSRALAALRFAALGLGALAALVPFYYMVIGALQRQRDTTLFGLLPLPGNLTLDNFVEVNESINLFRSLLNSLIMTAGVVGCTLVFGLLVGYALSVLQFRGQGLVFALVLLVQAIPFQLLMIPLYVMVVRYFNLADSYLGMILPFAINSVAVLIFRQYFLQIPKEIFDAARIDGAGELRILRSIAVPLVRPAVLTAMLVTFIGPWNEFLWPFLVTKDANLQTLAVSLANFSQSNGSFLANPMGAVLAGACVLAVPVVVLFLVFQRHFTSANLGSAVKG, encoded by the coding sequence ATGGCCTCGATCGCTCCGCGCACCCGTCGCGCAGAGGAACAGCCCCGCTCGGTCGGCGGCTCCCGCGCCCTCGCAGCGCTTCGCTTCGCCGCGCTGGGCCTGGGCGCCCTCGCGGCCCTCGTGCCCTTCTACTACATGGTGATCGGCGCACTGCAGCGCCAGCGCGACACGACCCTGTTCGGGCTGCTCCCCTTGCCCGGCAACCTGACGCTCGACAACTTCGTCGAGGTCAACGAGTCGATCAACCTGTTCCGATCACTGCTGAACTCGCTGATCATGACGGCGGGCGTCGTGGGGTGCACGCTCGTGTTCGGGCTGCTCGTGGGCTATGCGCTGTCGGTGCTGCAGTTCCGCGGCCAAGGATTGGTGTTCGCCCTCGTGCTGCTCGTACAGGCCATCCCGTTCCAGCTGCTCATGATCCCGCTCTACGTGATGGTCGTGCGCTACTTCAACCTGGCCGACAGCTACCTCGGCATGATCCTCCCGTTCGCGATCAACTCCGTCGCCGTACTGATCTTCCGGCAGTACTTCCTGCAGATCCCGAAGGAGATCTTCGACGCGGCGCGCATCGACGGAGCGGGTGAGCTGCGGATCCTCCGCTCGATCGCGGTGCCGCTGGTTCGTCCCGCCGTACTGACCGCGATGCTCGTCACCTTCATCGGCCCCTGGAACGAGTTCCTGTGGCCGTTCCTGGTCACGAAGGACGCCAACCTGCAGACCCTGGCGGTGAGCCTGGCGAACTTCTCGCAGTCGAACGGCTCCTTCCTCGCGAACCCGATGGGAGCGGTGCTCGCCGGTGCGTGCGTGCTCGCCGTTCCTGTCGTGGTGCTCTTCCTCGTCTTCCAGCGGCACTTCACCTCGGCCAACCTCGGTTCGGCCGTGAAGGGCTGA
- a CDS encoding glycosidase, whose amino-acid sequence MTQTDELEPDATIAYALRRVGNLMEADTNDPHEVEGVLNPATAWGPDGELYLYPRIVAEGNVSRIARARVVIEDGVPTGVERLGVVLSPDEGWEHGRQNAGVEDPRITFVEPLGIHVMTYVAYGPLGPKSAIAVSTDTVTWRRLGPIRFAYQPELDSDLNLFPNKDIVFFPEAVPGPDGRPSLALLHRPMWDLDWLRPGEGARPPAGIADDRPSIWLGYVDLEAATRDVNALTLVENSSQIVAPEAAYESAKIGAGPSPLRVPEGWLLLHHGVSGATPRGFELAHGSKYSAGAILLDAADPRRVLARTPEPLLAPETAEELSGTLGNVVFPTAIEKIGERWFVFYGMADSSIGVAELERAEG is encoded by the coding sequence ATGACCCAGACCGACGAACTCGAACCCGACGCCACCATCGCGTACGCACTGCGCCGGGTCGGCAACCTCATGGAAGCCGACACGAACGACCCCCACGAGGTGGAGGGCGTGCTCAACCCCGCAACGGCGTGGGGACCCGACGGCGAGCTCTACCTCTACCCGCGCATCGTCGCGGAGGGCAACGTCTCGCGCATCGCCCGCGCCCGCGTGGTGATCGAGGATGGCGTGCCCACCGGCGTCGAACGCCTTGGGGTGGTGCTCTCCCCCGACGAGGGGTGGGAGCACGGGCGACAGAACGCGGGTGTCGAAGACCCTCGGATCACCTTCGTCGAACCCCTGGGTATCCACGTGATGACGTACGTCGCATACGGCCCGCTCGGGCCCAAGTCCGCGATCGCCGTCTCCACGGACACCGTCACGTGGCGGCGGCTGGGGCCCATCCGCTTCGCCTATCAACCCGAGCTCGACTCGGATCTGAACCTCTTCCCCAACAAGGACATCGTCTTCTTCCCCGAAGCGGTGCCGGGACCGGACGGGCGCCCGTCGTTGGCCCTGCTTCACCGCCCCATGTGGGACCTCGACTGGCTGCGACCGGGCGAGGGTGCGCGGCCGCCGGCCGGCATCGCCGACGATCGCCCGTCCATCTGGCTCGGCTACGTCGATCTCGAAGCCGCGACGCGCGACGTCAACGCGCTCACCCTGGTCGAGAACTCGTCGCAGATCGTCGCTCCCGAGGCGGCGTACGAGTCGGCCAAGATCGGCGCCGGTCCGTCGCCGCTGCGCGTTCCGGAGGGCTGGCTGCTCCTGCACCACGGCGTCTCCGGTGCGACACCCCGCGGATTCGAGCTTGCACACGGATCGAAGTACAGCGCGGGCGCGATCCTGCTGGATGCGGCCGATCCGCGCCGTGTGCTCGCGCGCACGCCGGAGCCGCTGCTCGCGCCCGAGACCGCCGAGGAGCTCTCCGGCACGCTCGGCAATGTCGTCTTCCCCACGGCGATCGAGAAGATCGGCGAACGCTGGTTCGTGTTCTACGGCATGGCGGACTCCTCGATCGGCGTCGCCGAGTTGGAGCGTGCCGAAGGCTGA